In Mercurialis annua linkage group LG6, ddMerAnnu1.2, whole genome shotgun sequence, the following are encoded in one genomic region:
- the LOC126653878 gene encoding membrane protein of ER body-like protein isoform X2, with product MEARQLNFPYEDEAELVEEEDVVALQRRHRVSNGGNENNGNGCSKNGDEFEHESERKENGESETDNKLMHSHNSVYFDELLGTESLDGVLETEDSSLKNSTSETKSEYADVHKNNGNTPKSLIEGMNDQSGETLDNKVISNSSLTPLEESHEEENLRPESVNNEMNDHSKEISDEKGFSHSSLTPLEESHEEENLRSESVDNEISLARDFDWVEEFENNVEIQESLVKGMIDQSREILDNTGFLTSSLTPIEETHEEINLRSKSINNEISVAEDFDLVEEVDQGDTEFDVEKVLHKQNTHDLYCPNCHSCITRRVILRRRKAKIRNAHRKPKNSKSEKISQSELDANIANSTTIEIQDTVGIRSISNEAPLANASDNDKDPEVFRCLACFSFFMPTGDGFKLFRLFGDSSANETVQNVQRTTTATTTATTTATSRNWFFNMFATGDKKMSSEQAIEKKITIKQGNETEADQNGLISSIASPLVGLVNDLETASLETRKELVNSSTQDGKYLQIASTSVEVKSDKSVNWSTEDGKYLETASTAMKSDNATATLNTGTILHQDQNGHSSATVPSVVVNIGEDAEDTSLGPMQAGTNISMSSNSSHHEQASSILATPLPTKLFGEGLNSSTFVGHETRTDTYSSSQTTSISKTTVGEAADGSVEKNTEHDVTIVVETRQVEHSSSHTTENIDGSSTETTSLLQSGNQTHPREQRGGGISVEILKSIVYGGLIESITSLGVVSSAAGAGSATLNIVALGLANLIGGLIMIVHHLMEMKRERSGESSQPDRYQETLGRRERFSLHAPVAILSFLIFGMLPPVLYGFSFRKTDDKDLKLVVVGSASLVCIFFLAIGKAHVRPRPSRSYIITILYFLTIGLMSSGASYVVGDLISKFVERVGWFNSDLAPTMVAPERIPAELGWASY from the exons ATGGAGGCCCGTCAACTGAATTTTCCGTACGAGGATGAGGCGGAGCTGGTGGAGGAGGAGGATGTGGTGGCTCTGCAGCGGAGGCACCGCGTCAGCAACGGCGGGAATGAGAATAATGGAAATGGCTGTAGTAAAAATGGAGATGAGTTTGAGCATGAGTCTGAGCGTAAAGAAAATGGAGAGAGTGAGACTGATAATAAGCTTATGCACAGTCATAATAGCGTTTACTTTGACGAACTTCTTG GTACTGAATCCCTTGATGGAGTTCTTGAAACAGAAGACAGTAGTCTGAAAAATTCTACTTCTGAGACGAAGTCCGAATATGCAGATGTCCATAAAAATAATGGGAACACTCCAAAAAGTCTGATTGAGGGAATGAATGACCAAAGTGGGGAAACTTTGGACAACAAAGTGATTTCTAATTCAAGTTTAACACCTTTAGAGGAGTCACATGAAGAAGAAAACTTAAGACCTGAATCTGTTAACAATGAAATGAATGACCATAGCAAGGAAATTTCGGACGAGAAAGGATTTTCTCATTCAAGTTTAACACCTTTAGAGGAGTCGCATGAAGAAGAAAACTTAAGATCTGAATCTGTTGACAATGAAATCAGTCTAGCAAGAGATTTTGACTGGGTAgaagaatttgaaaataatgtGGAGATTCAGGAAAGTCTGGTCAAGGGAATGATTGACCAAAGCAGAGAAATTTTGGACAACACCGGGTTTTTAACTTCAAGTTTAACACCTATAGAGGAGACACATGAAGAAATAAACTTAAGATCTAAATCTATTAACAATGAAATTAGTGTAGCAGAAGATTTTGACTTAGTAGAAGAAGTTGACCAGGGAGACACAGAATTTGATGTTGAGAAGGTGCTGCATAAGCAAAATACTCATGATTTGTATTGTCCAAACTGTCACTCTTGCATTACCAGACGGGTTATTCTTCGTAGAAGAAAAGCAAAAATTCGAAATGCACATCGTAAACCAAAGAACAGTAAATCTGAGAAAATATCTCAGTCTGAGTTAGATGCCAATATTGCCAATTCAACCACTATTGAAATTCAGGACACAGTTGGCATTCGGTCAATTAGTAATGAAGCACCTTTGGCTAATGCTTCTGATAATGACAAGGATCCAGAGGTATTCAGATGCTTAGCCTGCTTCAGCTTTTTCATGCCTACAG GAGATGGCTTTAAGTTGTTTCGGCTTTTTGGAGACAGCTCTGCGAATGAAACTGTGCAAAATGTTCAAAGGACCACCACTGCAACCACCACCGCAACTACCACTGCAACCAGCAGAAATTGGTTCTTTAATATGTTTGCAACCGGTGACAAGAAAATGTCGTCGGAGCAAGCTATAGAGAAGAAGATAACTATCAAACAAG GAAATGAGACGGAGGCTGATCAAAATGGTCTTATATCTTCCATTGCTTCTCCACTGGTGGGACTGGTAAATGACTTGGAGACGGCATCTCTAGAAACTAGAAAGGAGCTTGTGAATTCTTCAACTCAAGATGGTAAATATCTTCAAATTGCATCTACCAGTGTGGAAGTGAAGTCAGATAAGTCTGTAAATTGGTCAACAGAAGATGGTAAATATCTCGAAACAGCCAGCACGGCAATGAAATCAGACAATGCAACCGCAACACTCAACACAG GTACGATTTTACATCAAGATCAGAATGGGCATTCATCAGCAACCGTTCCTAGTGTTGTGGTTAACATTGGAGAAGATGCTGAAGATACCTCATTGGGTCCTATGCAAGCTGGAACGAATATTTCGATGTCTTCAAATTCCAGCCATCATGAACAGGCCTCATCAATACTAGCCACTCCACTGCCAACTAAGTTGTTTGGTGAAGGACTAAATAGTTCAACTTTCGTCGGCCATGAAACTAGAACAGATACGTATTCTTCAAGCCAAACAACTTCAATATCGAAAACTACAGTAGGAGAGGCAGCAGATGGGTCTGTCGAAAAGAACACAG AGCACGATGTGACGATTGTTGTTGAAACACGGCAAGTGGAACATTCAAGTTCTCACACGACAGAAAATATTGATGGTTCTTCAACAGAAACCACGAGCTTGCTGCAAAGCGGGAACCAGACACATCCAAGAGAACAAAGAGGTGGTGGAATTTCTGTGGAAATTTTGAAAAGCATTGTATATGGTGGTTTAATAGAATCTATCACAAGTCTTGGTGTTGTATCATCTGCTGCTGGTGCCGGTTCTGCCACAT TGAATATTGTAGCTCTGGGATTGGCAAATTTGATTGGTGGACTTATCATGATTGTTCACCAT CTCATGGAGATGAAAAGAGAACGCTCCGGTGAGTCTTCCCAACCAGACCGGTACCAAGAAACGCTAGGTCGACGAGAGAGGTTTTCACTTCATGCACCAGTAGCCATTTTATCATTCCTCATATTCGGAATGTTACCTCCCGTCCTCTACGGCTTCTCATTCCGTAAAACTGATGATAAGGACCTCAAGCTAGTTGTTGTCGGAAGTGCTTCGCTTGTATGCATTTTTTTCCTAGCTATTGGAAAGGCTCATGTTAGGCCGAGGCCATCCAGATCATATATCATCACCATACTCTACTTTCTGACCATAGGATTAATGTCCTCCGGTGCTTCTTACGTAGTCGGCGACCTGATCAGTAAGTTTGTCGAGAGAGTCGGTTGGTTCAACTCCGATTTAGCACCCACCATGGTGGCTCCAGAAAGAATACCAGCTGAGCTAGGATGGGCATCCTATTGA
- the LOC126653878 gene encoding membrane protein of ER body-like protein isoform X1, which translates to MEARQLNFPYEDEAELVEEEDVVALQRRHRVSNGGNENNGNGCSKNGDEFEHESERKENGESETDNKLMHSHNSVYFDELLGKWKCRHCNWNYGMGSPLTNLNETISGYLNMPMNFKTLNQQGPCFILETKGTESLDGVLETEDSSLKNSTSETKSEYADVHKNNGNTPKSLIEGMNDQSGETLDNKVISNSSLTPLEESHEEENLRPESVNNEMNDHSKEISDEKGFSHSSLTPLEESHEEENLRSESVDNEISLARDFDWVEEFENNVEIQESLVKGMIDQSREILDNTGFLTSSLTPIEETHEEINLRSKSINNEISVAEDFDLVEEVDQGDTEFDVEKVLHKQNTHDLYCPNCHSCITRRVILRRRKAKIRNAHRKPKNSKSEKISQSELDANIANSTTIEIQDTVGIRSISNEAPLANASDNDKDPEVFRCLACFSFFMPTGDGFKLFRLFGDSSANETVQNVQRTTTATTTATTTATSRNWFFNMFATGDKKMSSEQAIEKKITIKQGNETEADQNGLISSIASPLVGLVNDLETASLETRKELVNSSTQDGKYLQIASTSVEVKSDKSVNWSTEDGKYLETASTAMKSDNATATLNTGTILHQDQNGHSSATVPSVVVNIGEDAEDTSLGPMQAGTNISMSSNSSHHEQASSILATPLPTKLFGEGLNSSTFVGHETRTDTYSSSQTTSISKTTVGEAADGSVEKNTEHDVTIVVETRQVEHSSSHTTENIDGSSTETTSLLQSGNQTHPREQRGGGISVEILKSIVYGGLIESITSLGVVSSAAGAGSATLNIVALGLANLIGGLIMIVHHLMEMKRERSGESSQPDRYQETLGRRERFSLHAPVAILSFLIFGMLPPVLYGFSFRKTDDKDLKLVVVGSASLVCIFFLAIGKAHVRPRPSRSYIITILYFLTIGLMSSGASYVVGDLISKFVERVGWFNSDLAPTMVAPERIPAELGWASY; encoded by the exons ATGGAGGCCCGTCAACTGAATTTTCCGTACGAGGATGAGGCGGAGCTGGTGGAGGAGGAGGATGTGGTGGCTCTGCAGCGGAGGCACCGCGTCAGCAACGGCGGGAATGAGAATAATGGAAATGGCTGTAGTAAAAATGGAGATGAGTTTGAGCATGAGTCTGAGCGTAAAGAAAATGGAGAGAGTGAGACTGATAATAAGCTTATGCACAGTCATAATAGCGTTTACTTTGACGAACTTCTTG GAAAATGGAAATGTCGCCACTGCAACTGGAACTACGGCATGGGAAGTCCATTGACTAATCTTAATGAGACTATTAGTGGGTACTTGAACATGCCGATGAATTTCAAAACCCTTAATCAACAAGGACCGTGTTTCATTCTTGAAACTAAAG GTACTGAATCCCTTGATGGAGTTCTTGAAACAGAAGACAGTAGTCTGAAAAATTCTACTTCTGAGACGAAGTCCGAATATGCAGATGTCCATAAAAATAATGGGAACACTCCAAAAAGTCTGATTGAGGGAATGAATGACCAAAGTGGGGAAACTTTGGACAACAAAGTGATTTCTAATTCAAGTTTAACACCTTTAGAGGAGTCACATGAAGAAGAAAACTTAAGACCTGAATCTGTTAACAATGAAATGAATGACCATAGCAAGGAAATTTCGGACGAGAAAGGATTTTCTCATTCAAGTTTAACACCTTTAGAGGAGTCGCATGAAGAAGAAAACTTAAGATCTGAATCTGTTGACAATGAAATCAGTCTAGCAAGAGATTTTGACTGGGTAgaagaatttgaaaataatgtGGAGATTCAGGAAAGTCTGGTCAAGGGAATGATTGACCAAAGCAGAGAAATTTTGGACAACACCGGGTTTTTAACTTCAAGTTTAACACCTATAGAGGAGACACATGAAGAAATAAACTTAAGATCTAAATCTATTAACAATGAAATTAGTGTAGCAGAAGATTTTGACTTAGTAGAAGAAGTTGACCAGGGAGACACAGAATTTGATGTTGAGAAGGTGCTGCATAAGCAAAATACTCATGATTTGTATTGTCCAAACTGTCACTCTTGCATTACCAGACGGGTTATTCTTCGTAGAAGAAAAGCAAAAATTCGAAATGCACATCGTAAACCAAAGAACAGTAAATCTGAGAAAATATCTCAGTCTGAGTTAGATGCCAATATTGCCAATTCAACCACTATTGAAATTCAGGACACAGTTGGCATTCGGTCAATTAGTAATGAAGCACCTTTGGCTAATGCTTCTGATAATGACAAGGATCCAGAGGTATTCAGATGCTTAGCCTGCTTCAGCTTTTTCATGCCTACAG GAGATGGCTTTAAGTTGTTTCGGCTTTTTGGAGACAGCTCTGCGAATGAAACTGTGCAAAATGTTCAAAGGACCACCACTGCAACCACCACCGCAACTACCACTGCAACCAGCAGAAATTGGTTCTTTAATATGTTTGCAACCGGTGACAAGAAAATGTCGTCGGAGCAAGCTATAGAGAAGAAGATAACTATCAAACAAG GAAATGAGACGGAGGCTGATCAAAATGGTCTTATATCTTCCATTGCTTCTCCACTGGTGGGACTGGTAAATGACTTGGAGACGGCATCTCTAGAAACTAGAAAGGAGCTTGTGAATTCTTCAACTCAAGATGGTAAATATCTTCAAATTGCATCTACCAGTGTGGAAGTGAAGTCAGATAAGTCTGTAAATTGGTCAACAGAAGATGGTAAATATCTCGAAACAGCCAGCACGGCAATGAAATCAGACAATGCAACCGCAACACTCAACACAG GTACGATTTTACATCAAGATCAGAATGGGCATTCATCAGCAACCGTTCCTAGTGTTGTGGTTAACATTGGAGAAGATGCTGAAGATACCTCATTGGGTCCTATGCAAGCTGGAACGAATATTTCGATGTCTTCAAATTCCAGCCATCATGAACAGGCCTCATCAATACTAGCCACTCCACTGCCAACTAAGTTGTTTGGTGAAGGACTAAATAGTTCAACTTTCGTCGGCCATGAAACTAGAACAGATACGTATTCTTCAAGCCAAACAACTTCAATATCGAAAACTACAGTAGGAGAGGCAGCAGATGGGTCTGTCGAAAAGAACACAG AGCACGATGTGACGATTGTTGTTGAAACACGGCAAGTGGAACATTCAAGTTCTCACACGACAGAAAATATTGATGGTTCTTCAACAGAAACCACGAGCTTGCTGCAAAGCGGGAACCAGACACATCCAAGAGAACAAAGAGGTGGTGGAATTTCTGTGGAAATTTTGAAAAGCATTGTATATGGTGGTTTAATAGAATCTATCACAAGTCTTGGTGTTGTATCATCTGCTGCTGGTGCCGGTTCTGCCACAT TGAATATTGTAGCTCTGGGATTGGCAAATTTGATTGGTGGACTTATCATGATTGTTCACCAT CTCATGGAGATGAAAAGAGAACGCTCCGGTGAGTCTTCCCAACCAGACCGGTACCAAGAAACGCTAGGTCGACGAGAGAGGTTTTCACTTCATGCACCAGTAGCCATTTTATCATTCCTCATATTCGGAATGTTACCTCCCGTCCTCTACGGCTTCTCATTCCGTAAAACTGATGATAAGGACCTCAAGCTAGTTGTTGTCGGAAGTGCTTCGCTTGTATGCATTTTTTTCCTAGCTATTGGAAAGGCTCATGTTAGGCCGAGGCCATCCAGATCATATATCATCACCATACTCTACTTTCTGACCATAGGATTAATGTCCTCCGGTGCTTCTTACGTAGTCGGCGACCTGATCAGTAAGTTTGTCGAGAGAGTCGGTTGGTTCAACTCCGATTTAGCACCCACCATGGTGGCTCCAGAAAGAATACCAGCTGAGCTAGGATGGGCATCCTATTGA